DNA sequence from the Candidatus Poribacteria bacterium genome:
TTTTGAGAAAATCACGTCTTGAAAAACCTTGCTGCCGGGAATCGAGTATTTCACTTTCAGGTATTTTAACTTGTGTTTCCATCTTTCTATCCCTTGGTAAACTGAGTGATAATGAGGACGAGGAGAGTGATCCAGACCGGCACCATCATACCGACCATCCACTTGAAAACATCCGTGATTCGCCTTTCGAGTCGTGCTTCCAACGCGCTCATCCGTTGTTCGACTCGTGTTTCCATCTCACTCATCCGTCCTTCTAGCGCACTCATCCGTCCTTCTAACGAACCGAGACGCTCGTTAATCTGGGTTAATTCACCACGCATCTGTCCCACATCTTTGGACACCTGCACCACCAGATCGCTGAGGTTTTGAA
Encoded proteins:
- a CDS encoding DUF1640 domain-containing protein, translated to METNPETTELKNMVQNLSDLVVQVSKDVGQMRGELTQINERLGSLEGRMSALEGRMSEMETRVEQRMSALEARLERRITDVFKWMVGMMVPVWITLLVLIITQFTKG